A region of the Streptomyces durocortorensis genome:
GGCGCGGTCCTTCCGGCTCGGCGGCATCGTCGCGCCGACGCGGCGGCTGGCCCTCCGCTGGCTGCGGCGGCAGGCCAGGCGCCTCGCGGACGCGCTCGACCCGGACCCGTACGCCCCCTGGGTTCCGGCCCGCGCACTGTACCCGGTCTCCGGGGCCAGGCCTGATGTACCGGCCGAACTCCGTTCCTGGGCAAGCAGTTTCCGGGAGCATGACTACGCGCTGCTGCGGCTCGCGGACGGACTGCCGTACGAGTTCGTGGCCCGGGACGACACGTCCTGGTACGGGCTCGTCATGCGCCCCATGGCTCCCGCCCGTACCCCGCTTCCCTCCCCCTGCCCATAAGGATGAGCGACATGTTGCAGTGCACCGCTGTCACCGAACTCCCGGAGATGGGCGCGCGGGTCGCGCTCATGGCTCTGGAGGGCGGACCCGGTCAGGAGGCGGGCGCGAAGCCTGTCCCCGTCCTGGACGACTTCCTGCTCTGTGAACTCGGCGAGCACGACGAGGAGACCGAGCACGCGGCCCAGCTCTGGTCGGCCGACAGGCCTGCCGCACGGGACTTATGGATGTTCTGGACGGACACCGGTACGCGCCGGAAGTTCCGGTTCGCCGAACTGCTGCCGTGCCCGGCCGTGATCCGTCGGCTGTCCGTCACGGAGGGGGACGCGTGCGTGCTGTTCGACCGGCATCCCGCCGCGCACTCCTGGGATGTGACGGACCCGCTCGCGGACCTGATGGCGGAGCGGGTCCGGCAGGAGGTGCTGCGCGAGCGGGACGGACGGGACCAGGAATGAAGGGAGGGGCAGGGTGGGGCGGGGGCCGGCGACGGCATCTGCGTCGCACGGCCGCCACCTGCGCGGAACACCCGTAGAGGGCTCCCGTACGGATTCAGGCCCTGGGCTCCCGTGCACGTCCAGCCCTCCCCGTCAGTGCAGGCAGAACTCGTTTCCCTCCGGATCTGCCAGTACGAGCCAGCTCCCGCCCTGCTCGTCGACCGCGCGCAGCACCCGCGCGCCCAGCCCCACCAGCCGCGCGGCCTCCGCATCGCGCTGTCCCGGCTCGGAGTGGACGTCGATGTGGAGGCGGTTCTTCACCGTCTTCGGCTCCGGTACCCGCTGGAAGAGCAGCCGCCGCCCCAGCCCCGTACCGCTGTTCTCCTCGTACGGGTCGTCCGGGTGCCGGGCCGCCGCGAGGTCGAGCCAGGCGCGGCGGCCGTGGGCGTGGGTGGTGATGGCCTCGGGTACCGCTCCGGCCGCGAGCAGCTGCTCGACCAGGGGGCTGTTGTCCTCGACGAGGTAGCCCAGGGCCGCGGCCCAGAAGTCGGCCTGGGCGTGCGGGTCGGCGCTGTCGATCACGAGCTTCCAGGACAGGGTCTTTGTCATGGAAACCGTTTATAGTGGTTACATGAGTGGCAGGGCAAAAGACGCGCCGGAACCGAGGAAGGCGCCGTCGGAGCGAGCCGAGCTGGTGGCGCAACAGGGGCCTGCTGGGCCTGGCGGGTCTCCCGGGCCTGGCGTGCTTGGCGGTACTTCCGGGGCTGGCGTGCCCGCCGGTCCTCCCGGTCCTCCCGGTCCTCCCGGGGCTGTCGGGCTGCTTCTGCGGCACCCGGACGGCAGCTCATTCCGGTTCGATCCGGGCGCGCTGTGTCTGGAGTTGCTGACGACCGGCGGCCCCGGCCCCCTCGCGTACTTCGAGATGCTGCACGCGCCCGCCGACCTGGTGCGCTGGGCAGCGGAATGCCGACTTCCAGACGGGCTGGGCCTCGCCGTCGGTGAGGACGAGGTGGCGGCCGCTCGGGTGCTGCGCGACGCGCTCTGGCGGCTGGCGGAGGGGCATGTGCACGCGCTGCCGCCCGGGCCGGAGGATCTCGCCGTCGTCAACGAGGCGGCGGCGCACCTCCCCCTGACGGCCCGGCTGAACGGGACCGGTGGCCGGGAGTGGGTGACGGGGAGCACCGGCACCGGGCTGCTGTCCACCGTCGCCCGTGACGCGATCGACCTGTTCACCGGGGCGTACGCCCACCGGGTCCGCACCTGCGCCGCGCACGACTGCCGCCTGCTGTTCGTCGACACCTCCCGCCCCGGCAAGCGCCGCTGGTGCTCGATGGAGCGCTGCGGCAACCGGCACAAGGTCCGGGCCCACCGCGCCCGGCTCACCACTACGGACGAGTAACCACTGACCAATGACCACTGACCACCGACCAGTAACCACTGACCACCGACCGCTGGCCAGTGGCCGCCGGCCAGTGACCACCGACGAGTGAAGGGACTTCCATCATGCCGACCGGACTCACTCAGGACGCGGGATGGGAGATCGGCGTCTCCCGGACCATCCGCCGACCGCTGACCGCCGTATGGGAGTTCATCGTCGGACCCGAGGGCATCGCGCTCTGGCTGGGCATCGACGGCCCCTTGCCCACCGAGAAGGGCGCTCCGTACCGTACGGCCGACGGGCTCGGCGGGGAGCTCCGCAGTTACCGCCCCGGCGACCGGGTGCGCCTCACGTACGGCACCTCCACCGTCCAGGTCGCCGTGACGCCCGGCAGCTCCGCCGACCGGACCGTGCTGAGCTTCCACCAGGAGCGTTTGGCGAGTGCCGAGGAGCGCGAGGAGCGGCGTACGTACTGGAAGAACGCGATGGACCGGGCGGAGGCCGAGCTGACCTGACCTGACCGCCCAGGACCCGGGACGCGCCCAAGACCGAGGCCGCGCCCGGTACTCAGGCCTCGCGCGGGGGGCACGCGGGGCAGGTGTGCCCGTCGATCGAGGCCAGCAGCCGTTCGGCGGCGGCCCGTACCGACCGTGTCGGCTGTGTCTCCTCGGGTGCGGCGGCCAGTCGGGCGGCCGTGGCGCGACCCGCCACCACCGCATCGTGGGCGGCGCGGGTCCACGTGGGGTGCTCCGCGTTCCCGGCAGCCAGAATGGTGGCGAGCAGGTCCAGCGCGCCCGCCCGGTTCCTGACCGTGTCCGTCGCCGCCAGCTCCCACAGGAACGGCACCGTCGCCACGGTCGAGTCGAAGACGGTCGGGGCGCCGATCCACCGTTCCAGATCGCCCAGGGCCTCGTCCGAGTCCGGCGCGTCTCCCCAGGCTATCCGCGACAGCACACCGGGAATCTGGGACGCGGAGCCGTACGCATGCTGTAGCTCGTGCCACCGCACGTTCCTCATGGTCCCCAGCACAGTCCCCATCCGGGCACTCAATCAGCCTTTACCGCACGGCGTCCACCATGCTGGTGCGCCGCCCACCCGCTTCGTGCAGCCGACGCAGGTACTCCCGTACGGAACGGGCGTCGTCCGCCGAGGCGAACACGCCCACGTGGTGGTCGGGCCGGATGACGACGACGGTCCCCGCGTCCGTACCGCCGGAGGACTCCATTCCGTACGCCGCTCCGTACCCCGCGTACGCCGTTCCGTAAGCCGTTCCGTACGCAGCCGTCGCGTGGCCCTCCTCGTCGATCACCGCTCCCGGCTCCGCCCCGGCATGGTCCTCGTGCGCCGCGTACACCCGGCAAGTCCGCACCCCGGCGTCCCCGTACGCGGCGGCCGCCTCGCGCAGTACGCCCGCGCTCCCGGGGCCGAAGCCGAGGACCGTGGTGCTGGGGCCCGCGAAGACGCGGTGCAGTCGCGTGCGGGATCCGGTCGCGGCGTCCCGGCAGGGCGCGTCCGGCGCCCGGTCCCCGGGGCGCGGGGCGGCGGACGTGCGGTACCCATCGGGGGCGCCCGCTGCCAGGGAGCTCCACCGGTAGCCGATGCCCAGGCCGGTGGTGTCGGCGGTGATCGCCGTGTCCAGGCCGCCGCCGGGCGTGCGGATCGCCTCAAGGGTGGCGCGCAGTCGCTCGGAGGCGAGGTCCAGGGTGCGAGCGGCCACCGGAAGCCGCTCCTCCTCGTAGGTGTCCAGCAACTCCGCGCCCGCGTGGCCGCTGAGCACCAGCCCGAGCTTCCACCCCAGGTTGAACGCGTCCTGGATACCGGTGTTCATCCCGAGGCCGCCCGCGATGGGGTGCACATGCGCCGCGTCGCCCGCGAGGAAGACCCGCCCCTCGCGGAAGCGGTCCGCCAGCCGCACATTGACCCGGTACGTCGACAGCAGATCGGCCCGTGTGAGGCGGTGGCCGGGGAGCCCGGTGTGGCGGGTGAGCAGTCGCCGGAACCCGTCGGCGGAGGGCGCGAGCGGCTGACCCCGCCCGTCCCGTTCCGGACCGGCCTGGAACCACCAGCCCGTGCGCGTACCGGGGATCGGGCAGAGCATGACCGCGCCGTCCTCGTCGAACCACTGGTGCCAGCGGCCGCGGTCCGGGGCACCCTCAGCCAGGTCCCCCAGGTCCCCCAGGTCCCCCAGGTCCCCCAGGTCCCCCAGGTCCCCCAGGTCCCCCAGGCCGTCCAAGTCGACATCGCCGCAGACCATCACCTGGTCCTCGGCGGTCGTTCCCTCGAAGCCGATCCCGAGCATCTTCCGTACGGAGCTGTGGGCGCCGTCGCAGCCGACGACGTACCGCGCGCGTTCGACCGTTCGCTCGGTCGTTCGCTCGGTTCCGTCCATGAGCGTGACGGTGACGTGGTCCCCGACCGTGTCACCGCCCCCGAGTGACACCGAGCCCCCGTCCCCCTCTGCCGTCGTGCCTCCGCTGTCCTGTGCCAGCCCCACCACCTCGCGGCCCAGCTCGACCTGAACGCCGTACCCGGCCAGCCGTTCGCGCAGGATCTCCTCCAGGCGCCACTGGGCGATCAGCCACCCCCGGTCGTAGGGCGCGTCCGGCGTCGGCGTCGAGTCCGCCCACGGATCGGTCTCCGTGACCGGCAGGCGGTCGCGGTATTTGAGCATCGGCAATGGCGCTGAACCGGCCGCGAGCACCGCGTCGACCACTCCGAGGTCGTCCAGGACCTCCAGTGACCGAGGGTTGGGACCCTTCGCGCGCGAGGTGCGGGGCGGGGTGGGTGACCGGTCCACGATCCGCACGGCCGCGCCGCGCCGGGCCAGATCGCAGGCCAGAACCAGCCCGGTGGGTCCCGCGCCCACGATGAGTACGTCGGTCATGCCCATGCCTCTCCTTCGGTCGCGCTTCTGTCCATCCGGGGGCCAGGAAATCGCAACCGAGTAAGAAAAGCAACTAGGTAATCTTTTGTGGTGTGGGGCCCGGGCTCACGGCTGCCGGAGCGCTGCCCGGGGTCGTGAGCCCGGCCGCGGGTGCGGCGGCCGTCGTGGCCAGCAGCTTCGCCGCCCGCGCCCGATTGCGCCGCGCCGTGCGCAACGCGTCCCAGGTCAGAAGTGACAGCGCCAGCCAGACGAGGGCGAACCCGGCCCACCGCTCGGGAGGCATCGCCTCGTGGAAGTAGAGGACGCCCAGCGTGAACTGGAAGACCGGGGCCAGATACTGGAGCAGCCCCAGCGTGGACAGCGGCACCCGGACCGCCGACGCGCCGAAGCAGATCAGCGGCACCGCGGTGACGATGCCCGTTGCCACGAGCAGCGCCCCGTGCCCCGCGCCCCCGGCCGTGAACGTCGACGCGCCGGTGGCGGTGAGCCAGAGCAGGAAGCCGAGCGCGGGCAGGAACAGCACGGCGGTCTCGGCGGCCAGGGACTCCAGGCCGCCCATGTTCACCTTCTTCTTGATCAGTCCGTACGTGGCGAAGGAGAACGCCAGCACCAGCGAGATCCATGGCGGCCGCCCGTACCCGATCGCCAGCACGAGCACGGCGACCAGGCCGGTGGCCACCGCGATCCACTGGACCGGCCGCAGCCGTTCACCCAGCAGTAGAACGCCCATGGCGATGGTGACCAGCGGATTGATGAAGTAGCCGAGCGAGGCCTCGACGACCTGGCCGTTGTTCACGGCCCAGATGTAGAGGCCCCAGTTGACGGTGATGGTCGCCGCCGCGAGCGATATCAGCCCGAGCTTGCGCCGGTCGCGGGCCAACTCGCCGATCCAGGCCCAGCGGTGCATCGCGAGCAGGGCGATCCCGACGAGACCCAGGGACCAGACCATCCGGTGGGCGAGGATCTCGATCGCCCCGGACGGCTTCAGCAGCGGCCAGAACAGGGGGACCAAGCCCCACATCCCGTACGCACCGAATCCGTACAGCAGACCTGCCCGCTGCTCGTTCTTCCCCTCCACGGGCCCTCCTGGCCAAACCGGTCCACCTGTACGTCGACGGATTGGCCGACTGGACGAAGGTAGCGCCGGAAGGGCCTCGTGTCATAGCCGTCTCGCGGAAACACTCATGACATCCCTGCGCGTGCGGTGGGGCGCGGCGGGGTGCGGTGGAGCGCGGCGGGGTGCGGTGCGCCCGGTCCGGCCGCGCCCCCGGCGTATGGCAGCCCTGGTCACGCCCGGCCTCGGTGATGATCGGGCCTCGGCGGTCATCGGCCCGGGTGGCCGGGCCCCGTGGTGATCGGGCCGGGTGGTGATCAGGCCCGGGTGGTGGTCAGGCCTCGTGGTGATCAGGGCCCGTGATGATCAGGGCCGGGTGCCGATCAGGCCCCGGCCAGGGCCGTACGTACGGTCTCGGCGAGCGGCGTCGTCGGGCGCCCGATGAGCCGGGCGAGGTCGCCGCTCGTCCCGGCGAGCAGTCCGCGCCCGATCGCCTTGTCCACGTCGACGAGGATCGCGGCGAAGCCCTCGGGAAGCCCCGCGCCGACCAGGATCTCGTGGTGCGCGGCCGCCGGGACGTCGTTGTACGCGATGTCCTTGCCGGTCACCTCGGACAGCACCGCGGCGTACTCGGCGAACGACCAGGCGGTGTCGCCGCTCAGCTCGTAGACCGTGTTCAGGTGACCCTCGCCGGTCAGGACGGCGGCCGCGGCGGCGGCGTAGTCGGCCCGGGGCGCGGAGGCGACGCGGCCCGAGCCCGCGTTGGCGACGACCGCGCCGTGCTCCAGGACCGGGGCCAGGTTGGCGGTGTAGTTCTCGGTGTACCAGCCGTTGCGCAGCAGGGTGTACGGCAGCCCGGAGTCCAGGATCAGCTGCTCGGTGGCCTTGTGCTCGTCGGCCAGTGTGAAGTCCGCGTCCGGTCCGCCGAGGATGCCGGTGTACGCGAGCTGCGAGACGCCCGCCGCCTTCGCCGCGTCGATGACCGCGGTGTGCTGCGGCACCCTCCTGCCCACCTCGCTGCCGGAGATCAGCAGCACCCGGTCGCCGGACCGGAACGCTCCGGTCAGAGTCTCGGGCCGGTCGTAGTCCGCGATGCGCAGCTCGACGCCCCGGGCGGCGAGCCCGGCGGCCTTCGCCTTGTCGCGTACGACGGCGGCGATCTCGCCGGCCGGGACCGTGGTCAGCAGGGAGTCGATGACGAGGTGGCCGAGCTCTCCGGTGGCTCCGGTGACAACGATGCTCATGGGGGGCGCT
Encoded here:
- a CDS encoding VOC family protein; the protein is MTKTLSWKLVIDSADPHAQADFWAAALGYLVEDNSPLVEQLLAAGAVPEAITTHAHGRRAWLDLAAARHPDDPYEENSGTGLGRRLLFQRVPEPKTVKNRLHIDVHSEPGQRDAEAARLVGLGARVLRAVDEQGGSWLVLADPEGNEFCLH
- a CDS encoding CGNR zinc finger domain-containing protein; translated protein: MPAGPPGPPGPPGAVGLLLRHPDGSSFRFDPGALCLELLTTGGPGPLAYFEMLHAPADLVRWAAECRLPDGLGLAVGEDEVAAARVLRDALWRLAEGHVHALPPGPEDLAVVNEAAAHLPLTARLNGTGGREWVTGSTGTGLLSTVARDAIDLFTGAYAHRVRTCAAHDCRLLFVDTSRPGKRRWCSMERCGNRHKVRAHRARLTTTDE
- a CDS encoding SRPBCC family protein — protein: MPTGLTQDAGWEIGVSRTIRRPLTAVWEFIVGPEGIALWLGIDGPLPTEKGAPYRTADGLGGELRSYRPGDRVRLTYGTSTVQVAVTPGSSADRTVLSFHQERLASAEEREERRTYWKNAMDRAEAELT
- a CDS encoding FAD-dependent monooxygenase, with amino-acid sequence MGMTDVLIVGAGPTGLVLACDLARRGAAVRIVDRSPTPPRTSRAKGPNPRSLEVLDDLGVVDAVLAAGSAPLPMLKYRDRLPVTETDPWADSTPTPDAPYDRGWLIAQWRLEEILRERLAGYGVQVELGREVVGLAQDSGGTTAEGDGGSVSLGGGDTVGDHVTVTLMDGTERTTERTVERARYVVGCDGAHSSVRKMLGIGFEGTTAEDQVMVCGDVDLDGLGDLGDLGDLGDLGDLGDLGDLAEGAPDRGRWHQWFDEDGAVMLCPIPGTRTGWWFQAGPERDGRGQPLAPSADGFRRLLTRHTGLPGHRLTRADLLSTYRVNVRLADRFREGRVFLAGDAAHVHPIAGGLGMNTGIQDAFNLGWKLGLVLSGHAGAELLDTYEEERLPVAARTLDLASERLRATLEAIRTPGGGLDTAITADTTGLGIGYRWSSLAAGAPDGYRTSAAPRPGDRAPDAPCRDAATGSRTRLHRVFAGPSTTVLGFGPGSAGVLREAAAAYGDAGVRTCRVYAAHEDHAGAEPGAVIDEEGHATAAYGTAYGTAYAGYGAAYGMESSGGTDAGTVVVIRPDHHVGVFASADDARSVREYLRRLHEAGGRRTSMVDAVR
- the rarD gene encoding EamA family transporter RarD, encoding MEGKNEQRAGLLYGFGAYGMWGLVPLFWPLLKPSGAIEILAHRMVWSLGLVGIALLAMHRWAWIGELARDRRKLGLISLAAATITVNWGLYIWAVNNGQVVEASLGYFINPLVTIAMGVLLLGERLRPVQWIAVATGLVAVLVLAIGYGRPPWISLVLAFSFATYGLIKKKVNMGGLESLAAETAVLFLPALGFLLWLTATGASTFTAGGAGHGALLVATGIVTAVPLICFGASAVRVPLSTLGLLQYLAPVFQFTLGVLYFHEAMPPERWAGFALVWLALSLLTWDALRTARRNRARAAKLLATTAAAPAAGLTTPGSAPAAVSPGPTPQKIT
- a CDS encoding SDR family oxidoreductase; this encodes MSIVVTGATGELGHLVIDSLLTTVPAGEIAAVVRDKAKAAGLAARGVELRIADYDRPETLTGAFRSGDRVLLISGSEVGRRVPQHTAVIDAAKAAGVSQLAYTGILGGPDADFTLADEHKATEQLILDSGLPYTLLRNGWYTENYTANLAPVLEHGAVVANAGSGRVASAPRADYAAAAAAVLTGEGHLNTVYELSGDTAWSFAEYAAVLSEVTGKDIAYNDVPAAAHHEILVGAGLPEGFAAILVDVDKAIGRGLLAGTSGDLARLIGRPTTPLAETVRTALAGA